TACTACTTCTTCAAGCCCATCGCCCCAGTTTATCCTTGCACCATTCCAGTTTTGCAAAGTAGCTGTCAGCACCTGATTGGGACAAACTGTATTATCTGATAAATCTATTTTTACTGGAGATACTGTTGGAGTCACATTTCTTGGTAATTGAAGATTATTCATTTTATTTTCATTACTAACTTGATTCCGCTGCGTAACACTCAATTCATTTGGTGGCATTTGTAAATTACCGACTCCATCAGAACCATTTTCGTTGCCTTGTATAGCTGTATTTTGTTTCAGTTTACTACTTGCATTATTATTCTTTGATGGGATATTTTGATTGATGTTATGCCCATCAGCATTGGCAGCATTATTTTCATTTGCTTTCGTATTTTTTTCAGGGCTTGTGGCTATACTATTATTTTGTGTAACAATATGTTGTTGTTCAGAATCTGATTGCGTATATATAACAGCAGTAGCAACTAGACTGCCCGTAATCAAAATACCAGCTACCCATTTCGCCAATAATTTAGCACCAACTTTGATTGTTGCACTGCTGCCCAGACCAGATGATACACCTACCCACGCTGCGGGCGGAGGTGTAGGTGCAAAATTTTGCATCTGGTCTTTTATATGTTGTTCAAAATTGTTCATTATTGGCAATTTCTTTATTATTTAATTTTTGTTGCATGAGTTGTCGTGCCCTAGCGAGTTGCGATTTTGAGGTTCCTTCTGTTACGCCTAACATATCTGATATTTGTTGGTGGCTATATCCTTCTATGATAAATAAGTTAAAAACGGTGCGGCATCCTGCGGGTAATGTATTGATGAGCGAAAGTATTTGTTTTTGATCCATCTTAGAATCGAAGTTAAAATCGTAAGGGGCTTGTTCTGCAATCTCCAAAGATTCGGTTTTGAAAAGAATTTTTTTGTGTCGAACTTGTTCCAAGGAATGGTTCACAAAAATGCGTTTGAGCCAACCTTCCAATGAACCCTCATTCCTAAACACATTCAAATTGGCAAAGGCTTTTATAAAACCTTCCTGCAACCAATCCTTTGCTTCTTCATTATTATCAGCGTATCGCAGGCATATACCATACA
This portion of the Bacteroidota bacterium genome encodes:
- a CDS encoding gliding motility-associated C-terminal domain-containing protein; translation: MNNFEQHIKDQMQNFAPTPPPAAWVGVSSGLGSSATIKVGAKLLAKWVAGILITGSLVATAVIYTQSDSEQQHIVTQNNSIATSPEKNTKANENNAANADGHNINQNIPSKNNNASSKLKQNTAIQGNENGSDGVGNLQMPPNELSVTQRNQVSNENKMNNLQLPRNVTPTVSPVKIDLSDNTVCPNQVLTATLQNWNGARINWGDGLEEVVNSSEIKHSYSREATYKVSVKGNSEMVTVRKPVFIIGSSFINSSTVLYKINNPDKLELNVQFSDGSSELVSKKEFTHKFTSVASDAGQMNATFLTNSFCHTSSEINLKTPVYISEINNTFSPDNDGINDTYLTLLKDIPLKFYHLEIIDAKGQTVFESYKPTEGWDGTYNNMPMPAGPNYTIQLVYQFEQFTHPEPIVKQSLNLFRK
- a CDS encoding sigma-70 family RNA polymerase sigma factor translates to MGNYSTTVDYEQQKHLLDTCAKGDQRAHKKFYDMFAPVMYGICLRYADNNEEAKDWLQEGFIKAFANLNVFRNEGSLEGWLKRIFVNHSLEQVRHKKILFKTESLEIAEQAPYDFNFDSKMDQKQILSLINTLPAGCRTVFNLFIIEGYSHQQISDMLGVTEGTSKSQLARARQLMQQKLNNKEIANNEQF